In Halalkalicoccus subterraneus, a single genomic region encodes these proteins:
- a CDS encoding macro domain-containing protein, translating into MEFSVIQGDIAAQKANALVNAAGTSLRMGSGVAGALRRGAGGPINEAAMENGPVDLGGVAVTDAYELDAEYVIHAAAMPHYGDGRATSESIREATRNALEAADELDCESVVVPALGCGAAGFDLREGARVVAEVCAAYDPDSLEDVRFIAYSDAEYDVVREVADEVRRG; encoded by the coding sequence ATGGAGTTCAGCGTGATTCAGGGTGATATCGCAGCACAAAAAGCCAACGCGCTGGTCAACGCTGCGGGGACGAGCCTACGGATGGGTTCGGGAGTCGCGGGCGCGCTCCGACGCGGCGCCGGCGGGCCGATAAACGAGGCGGCGATGGAGAACGGACCGGTCGATCTGGGTGGGGTCGCCGTCACCGACGCCTACGAGTTGGACGCCGAGTACGTGATCCACGCCGCGGCGATGCCTCACTATGGGGACGGGCGAGCAACCTCCGAAAGCATCCGCGAGGCGACCCGGAACGCCCTCGAGGCGGCCGACGAACTGGACTGTGAGTCGGTGGTGGTCCCAGCGCTGGGCTGTGGAGCCGCCGGGTTCGATCTCCGGGAGGGTGCACGTGTCGTCGCCGAGGTATGCGCCGCCTACGATCCCGATTCCCTCGAAGACGTGCGCTTTATCGCCTACAGCGATGCGGAGTACGACGTCGTCCGGGAGGTCGCGGACGAGGTCCGCAGGGGCTGA
- a CDS encoding SIR2 family NAD-dependent protein deacylase produces MDTAINAACTDCGATFPREEATTGSENELACPVCGCGVVRGIPAQHTALTERDSARCGSCGATFPRSEARTETKGQLVCPDCGANNVRTIEDEPD; encoded by the coding sequence ATGGACACCGCGATCAACGCGGCCTGTACCGACTGCGGGGCGACCTTCCCGCGCGAGGAGGCCACCACGGGGTCGGAAAACGAGCTGGCCTGTCCGGTCTGTGGCTGTGGGGTAGTCCGGGGGATCCCCGCCCAGCACACCGCGCTGACCGAGCGCGACAGCGCCCGCTGTGGGAGCTGCGGGGCGACCTTCCCGCGAAGCGAGGCGAGGACGGAGACGAAAGGCCAGTTGGTCTGTCCGGACTGCGGGGCGAACAACGTCAGGACCATCGAGGACGAACCGGACTGA
- a CDS encoding LLM class flavin-dependent oxidoreductase — protein sequence MDLSLVDLSPVPDDGTATDAYANTVEIAQQAERLGYERVWVAEHHGMADSLAGTTPEVLLGHLAAETESIRLGSGAVLLNHYSPFKVAEAFGALDALAPGRIDAGLGRANGSPAADRALGTDRHVRNPDEDHREKIEAVVNHLYDDYPDEHPYTDLAIARSGEGPAVPWALGSSPSSAAIAGELGLRYCFAAFIRPQFATHAFEEYREEFQASTLAGSADSPEGILAVNAVCAETDEKAARLRAVAEASYKRMQRGVVGTTPSVEEAIDELGAVPDPTPATLDSDEWPRAISGSPETLADLLEQLTGRVGVDEVMIQQILADHDDVLRSHELLAEGVGLTPR from the coding sequence ATGGACCTTTCCCTCGTCGATCTCTCTCCGGTGCCCGACGACGGTACGGCGACTGATGCCTACGCGAACACCGTCGAAATCGCACAGCAGGCCGAGCGACTCGGCTACGAGCGAGTCTGGGTGGCCGAACACCACGGAATGGCCGACTCCCTCGCGGGGACGACGCCGGAGGTGTTGCTCGGACATCTCGCGGCCGAGACCGAGTCGATCCGCCTCGGATCGGGGGCGGTGTTGCTCAACCACTACAGCCCGTTCAAGGTCGCGGAGGCGTTCGGCGCACTCGATGCGCTCGCGCCCGGTCGGATCGACGCGGGGTTGGGCCGGGCGAACGGCTCGCCGGCTGCCGACCGCGCGCTCGGGACCGACCGCCACGTCCGGAACCCCGACGAGGACCACCGCGAGAAGATCGAGGCCGTCGTCAACCACCTCTACGACGACTATCCAGATGAGCACCCCTACACCGACCTCGCGATCGCACGCTCGGGTGAGGGCCCGGCCGTACCGTGGGCGCTCGGATCGAGCCCGTCGAGCGCAGCCATTGCCGGCGAACTCGGGCTGCGGTACTGTTTCGCGGCGTTCATCCGACCGCAGTTCGCCACTCACGCCTTCGAGGAGTACCGCGAGGAGTTCCAAGCATCGACACTGGCCGGGAGCGCCGACTCCCCTGAGGGGATACTCGCGGTCAACGCCGTCTGCGCCGAAACCGACGAGAAGGCGGCGCGGCTCCGGGCGGTGGCCGAGGCGTCGTACAAACGGATGCAACGGGGCGTCGTGGGAACCACGCCCTCGGTCGAGGAGGCCATCGACGAACTCGGCGCCGTCCCCGATCCCACGCCCGCCACGCTCGATTCCGACGAGTGGCCGCGAGCGATCTCCGGAAGCCCGGAGACGCTTGCTGACCTGCTAGAACAGCTCACCGGACGCGTCGGCGTCGACGAGGTGATGATCCAGCAGATCCTCGCCGACCACGACGACGTGCTTCGCTCCCATGAACTGTTGGCTGAAGGCGTCGGACTCACTCCTCGATGA
- a CDS encoding ABC transporter substrate-binding protein, with product MTRGKTDGTLTRRGYIKGAGGTVVAGAIAGCIGGSGGSNDSNSTDSAGSNGGGASTVELSPVGEVEFEGVPENVFTVFPQYADMAVALGHGDAVNSMFSTEMAGTTMNHYYERLPGVSFEWEGLSNPWQNGLPKERLYELDSDAHFVDPTYVTSLDNWTQSDIDEIAGSIGPFFGNFYSGTHAEPAGEYDGEYQYYTLWELFGKVAQVFQEGERYEALNGIHGDLLETIEADLPPEEERPTAVRVTQNGEEFFTYHLNKPGYWLADTRPLGAVDAFAEEDWSQLWGTVGYEAMLEADPDVILHLWGLGPDYDMEQVRSDLASHPVGGQLSAVENDRVYPAGMRYQGPIMNLFQLEMGAKQLYPDQFGEWPEYAEGEPYPEIPAEEQLFDRQRVAEIVTGEE from the coding sequence ATGACGAGGGGAAAGACGGACGGAACGCTGACGCGACGAGGATACATCAAGGGAGCAGGCGGGACCGTCGTCGCCGGGGCGATCGCGGGTTGTATCGGTGGATCCGGTGGCTCGAACGACTCGAACTCGACGGACTCGGCGGGCTCGAACGGGGGCGGCGCCTCGACCGTCGAGCTCTCGCCGGTCGGCGAGGTCGAGTTCGAGGGCGTTCCCGAGAACGTCTTTACGGTTTTCCCCCAGTACGCCGACATGGCGGTCGCGCTCGGCCACGGGGATGCGGTGAACTCGATGTTCTCGACCGAGATGGCCGGGACGACGATGAACCACTACTACGAGCGGCTTCCAGGGGTGTCCTTCGAGTGGGAGGGGCTCTCGAACCCGTGGCAGAACGGGCTCCCCAAGGAGCGGCTGTACGAACTCGACAGCGACGCCCATTTCGTCGATCCGACGTACGTCACGAGCCTCGACAACTGGACGCAGTCGGACATCGACGAGATCGCGGGAAGCATCGGCCCCTTCTTCGGCAACTTCTACAGCGGCACTCACGCCGAACCGGCCGGCGAGTACGACGGCGAGTATCAGTACTACACGCTCTGGGAGCTGTTCGGAAAGGTCGCGCAGGTGTTTCAGGAGGGAGAGCGCTACGAGGCGCTGAACGGGATTCACGGCGACCTCCTCGAGACGATCGAGGCGGACCTACCACCCGAAGAGGAACGACCCACGGCCGTGCGCGTGACCCAGAACGGCGAGGAGTTCTTCACCTATCACCTCAACAAACCCGGCTACTGGCTCGCGGACACCCGGCCGCTGGGCGCGGTCGACGCCTTCGCCGAGGAGGACTGGTCACAGCTGTGGGGCACCGTCGGCTACGAGGCGATGCTCGAGGCCGATCCCGACGTGATCCTGCATCTCTGGGGGCTCGGCCCGGACTACGACATGGAGCAGGTGCGGTCGGATCTCGCGTCCCATCCCGTCGGCGGCCAGCTTTCGGCGGTCGAAAACGACCGCGTCTATCCCGCCGGAATGCGCTATCAGGGCCCGATCATGAACCTCTTCCAGCTCGAAATGGGCGCCAAACAGCTCTATCCCGACCAGTTCGGCGAGTGGCCCGAGTATGCCGAGG